From a single bacterium genomic region:
- a CDS encoding DUF433 domain-containing protein, with protein MEIAPRITVDEKIRFGRPVIKGTRVPVDLILGKLAGGMTYDEVMAEYDLAREDILAALKYAAKALAEEKIRALG; from the coding sequence ATGGAAATCGCTCCCCGCATCACGGTGGACGAGAAAATCCGGTTCGGGAGACCAGTGATCAAGGGAACCCGTGTCCCGGTGGACCTTATCTTGGGGAAACTGGCGGGCGGGATGACATATGACGAGGTCATGGCGGAATACGACCTCGCCCGCGAAGACATTCTTGCCGCCTTGAAGTACGCCGCAAAGGCGCTGGCGGAAGAAAAGATCCGGGCTCTCGGCTGA
- the dusB gene encoding tRNA dihydrouridine synthase DusB, whose product MEFRGKMILAPLAGVTDTTFRRLCRENGADIVVTEMVSARGLLRDPVRSGRYLVYEEAERPVGAQLFGSDPGEIAEAAAEVARRGFDFVDINMGCPVRKVTGGGSGAAILSNPRLAGEIARAAVRGAGIPVTAKIRSGFGTERETYLAVAEELFAAGAAAVTLHPRHRGQMFSGTADWTHIAALKRAFPGETIIGNGDVRAPGDAARMLAETGCDSVMIGRAAMGNPWIFAALKREIALPSGPAGALPCPPFPTPGARRTLILRHGEEMFARHGEHGIKEMRKHLAWYSRGIQGAAAFRAELPKVVDPDSFRIVVGRFF is encoded by the coding sequence ATGGAATTCCGGGGAAAGATGATCCTCGCCCCCCTGGCGGGGGTGACGGACACGACGTTCCGGCGGTTGTGCCGGGAGAACGGCGCCGACATCGTGGTGACCGAGATGGTGTCGGCCAGGGGTCTCCTGCGCGACCCGGTCCGGTCGGGGCGGTACCTCGTGTACGAGGAGGCCGAGCGCCCCGTGGGCGCCCAGCTGTTCGGTTCCGATCCCGGGGAGATCGCCGAAGCCGCGGCCGAGGTCGCCCGCCGCGGGTTCGACTTCGTGGACATCAACATGGGGTGCCCCGTGCGGAAGGTGACCGGCGGCGGCTCCGGAGCGGCGATCCTCTCCAATCCGCGCCTCGCCGGGGAGATCGCCCGGGCGGCGGTCCGGGGGGCCGGTATCCCGGTGACCGCCAAGATCCGGTCGGGCTTCGGAACGGAGAGGGAGACGTACCTCGCGGTGGCGGAGGAGCTGTTCGCCGCGGGCGCCGCCGCCGTGACCCTGCATCCCCGTCACCGGGGGCAGATGTTCTCGGGAACCGCGGACTGGACGCACATCGCCGCCCTGAAGCGGGCGTTCCCCGGGGAAACGATCATCGGCAACGGGGACGTCCGGGCGCCGGGAGACGCCGCCCGGATGCTCGCCGAAACCGGGTGCGACAGCGTGATGATCGGGCGGGCCGCCATGGGGAACCCGTGGATCTTCGCGGCCTTGAAGCGGGAAATCGCCCTTCCGTCCGGCCCCGCCGGGGCGCTCCCCTGTCCCCCGTTCCCCACCCCCGGGGCGAGACGCACCTTGATCCTGCGACATGGGGAGGAGATGTTCGCGCGCCACGGGGAGCACGGGATCAAGGAGATGCGCAAGCACCTTGCCTGGTACAGCCGGGGGATCCAGGGCGCCGCCGCCTTCCGCGCGGAGTTGCCGAAGGTCGTCGACCCCGATTCCTTCCGTATCGTCGTCGGACGCTTTTTTTGA
- a CDS encoding sigma-54 dependent transcriptional regulator, producing MKRVLIADDDESIRWVLRKTVTRMGFVADLAEDGERALALLGKNAYAAAFVDIRMPGMEGIDVLERVEARKSPTRFFIMTAVRRPDVAARSTRAGAAEFITKPFDLSRVEALLRNIASEASSRERPYQPAAQEDWRSERIVGKSRVLLELFQSVGKVAGSDAPVLLLGQRGVGKELIARSIHELGGRTGTFVAVNIPTIPRDLQEAELFGHEKGAFTGAESARGGKLAAATDGTLFLDEIGDTPLDLQVKLLRLLQEREYTPVGSNQARAFRGGIIAATNRDLRKMVADGRFREDLFDRLNVFPLRVPSLAERKEDIPLLADHFLQKYCAVLSRPPRSFSKEAVEELAARPWKGNVRELENFVQRLAVLSSGKLLRRDDVARELARADGAPETSSVPMEQLVEERLREFLRRLGPALDSETRLHGLFVRQVERPLVKVVLEATAGNQVRAAAILGIHRNTLRKKIAELGLAPKAPKRRGA from the coding sequence GTGAAACGGGTCCTCATCGCAGACGACGACGAGAGCATACGCTGGGTTCTCCGGAAGACCGTCACCAGGATGGGATTCGTCGCGGACCTCGCCGAAGACGGGGAGCGGGCCCTCGCCCTCCTGGGGAAGAACGCGTACGCCGCCGCTTTCGTCGACATCCGGATGCCCGGCATGGAAGGGATCGACGTGCTCGAACGCGTGGAGGCGCGCAAGTCCCCCACCCGGTTCTTCATCATGACCGCCGTCCGCCGCCCCGACGTCGCCGCCCGCTCCACACGCGCCGGCGCCGCGGAGTTCATCACCAAGCCGTTCGACCTGTCCCGCGTCGAGGCGCTCCTTCGGAACATCGCCAGCGAGGCCTCCTCCCGCGAGCGCCCGTATCAGCCGGCGGCCCAGGAGGATTGGAGATCCGAACGGATCGTGGGAAAAAGCCGCGTTCTCCTCGAACTCTTCCAGAGCGTGGGGAAGGTCGCGGGCTCGGACGCCCCCGTGCTGCTGCTCGGGCAGCGCGGCGTGGGAAAGGAGTTGATCGCCCGGAGCATCCACGAACTGGGGGGGCGCACGGGTACCTTCGTGGCGGTGAACATCCCGACGATCCCCCGCGACCTCCAGGAGGCGGAACTGTTCGGGCACGAGAAGGGGGCGTTCACCGGGGCGGAGAGCGCCCGCGGGGGGAAGCTGGCCGCCGCGACGGACGGCACCCTCTTCCTGGACGAGATCGGCGACACTCCCCTCGATCTCCAGGTCAAGCTGCTCCGGCTCCTGCAGGAGCGGGAGTACACCCCCGTGGGCTCCAACCAGGCCCGGGCGTTCCGGGGGGGGATCATCGCGGCGACCAACCGCGATCTGCGGAAAATGGTGGCGGACGGGAGGTTCCGGGAGGACCTCTTCGACCGGCTGAACGTCTTTCCCCTGCGCGTGCCTTCCCTCGCCGAAAGGAAGGAGGACATCCCGCTTCTCGCCGATCACTTCCTGCAGAAATATTGCGCCGTCCTCTCCCGCCCGCCGCGCTCCTTCTCGAAGGAGGCGGTCGAGGAGCTCGCCGCCCGCCCGTGGAAGGGGAACGTTCGGGAGCTCGAGAACTTCGTCCAGCGCCTGGCGGTCCTCTCATCGGGGAAACTGCTGCGGCGGGACGACGTGGCGCGCGAGCTGGCCAGGGCGGATGGCGCTCCCGAGACCTCTTCCGTGCCGATGGAGCAGCTGGTCGAGGAGCGGTTGCGCGAGTTCCTGCGCCGGCTCGGGCCGGCGCTCGATTCCGAGACCCGCCTCCACGGCCTGTTCGTCCGACAGGTGGAGCGGCCCCTCGTGAAGGTCGTCCTCGAGGCGACCGCGGGGAACCAGGTCCGCGCGGCGGCGATCCTTGGGATCCACCGGAACACGCTGCGGAAGAAGATCGCGGAGCTCGGGCTGGCGCCGAAGGCCCCGAAGAGGAGAGGAGCGTGA
- a CDS encoding patatin-like phospholipase family protein, whose product MPPATAPLVVLSALLRRLLASFAGRDGTTVPVEPPRKAVKVALVLGAGAAKGFAHVGVLKVLEANHVPVHMVVGTSVGSFIGSLYAYGYPADDLQDFAMGLEKGELVDLTVPDNGFVKGEKLEAYVNRMLRDTTIENLRISFFAVATDIGSGQEVVFGKGNTGQAVRASCSIPGVFQPVRIGDRTYVDGGVVSPVAVDTARTMGADVVIAVDISGGVSSAIPDTTLDTIFQSIGVMNAKIAAAQLPRADVVIQPKVGYIASGDFTKRHEAILEGEKAAQAALPKIQALLEKRN is encoded by the coding sequence ATGCCCCCCGCAACGGCCCCGCTCGTCGTCCTTTCGGCGCTCCTGCGCCGGCTGCTCGCCTCCTTCGCGGGACGCGATGGAACGACGGTACCCGTCGAGCCGCCGCGCAAGGCGGTGAAGGTGGCCCTCGTGCTGGGGGCCGGGGCGGCCAAGGGGTTCGCCCACGTGGGGGTGCTGAAGGTGCTCGAAGCGAACCACGTTCCCGTCCACATGGTCGTGGGGACCAGCGTAGGGAGCTTCATCGGGAGCCTGTACGCTTACGGGTACCCCGCCGACGACCTGCAGGATTTCGCCATGGGGCTCGAAAAGGGGGAGCTCGTCGACCTGACCGTTCCCGACAACGGGTTCGTGAAGGGAGAGAAGCTCGAGGCATACGTCAACCGGATGCTCCGGGACACGACGATCGAGAACCTTCGGATCTCCTTCTTCGCGGTGGCCACCGACATCGGCTCCGGCCAGGAGGTGGTGTTCGGCAAGGGGAACACGGGCCAGGCGGTGCGTGCGAGCTGCTCCATCCCCGGCGTCTTTCAGCCGGTGCGGATCGGCGACCGGACCTATGTGGACGGCGGGGTGGTGAGCCCGGTGGCGGTGGACACGGCGCGGACGATGGGGGCGGACGTGGTGATCGCCGTCGACATCTCCGGGGGCGTTTCCAGCGCCATTCCCGATACCACGCTGGACACGATCTTCCAGTCGATCGGCGTGATGAACGCGAAGATCGCGGCGGCACAGTTGCCGCGTGCGGACGTGGTCATCCAGCCGAAGGTGGGATATATCGCCTCCGGGGACTTCACGAAGCGCCACGAGGCGATCCTCGAGGGGGAGAAGGCCGCCCAGGCCGCGCTGCCGAAGATCCAGGCGCTATTGGAAAAACGGAACTGA
- a CDS encoding PAS domain-containing protein produces MSDLLRQTLESVNVGILVFDLAGRLAYINPAAEEILQGSSQALAGKHFRTLFRGSPEAVRIVRKTIEENTPVTGFDVALKPVGRGQTIQRRGAASIPVMLGASPLSGPAGDPQGAVLSVKSSEILSLVGQEERAAVRAEEMQMLAYGIAHEIKNPLGGILGAAQWILRGEGPDEDRAEGVRLILREASRINDLVEKMLEMGKAPPPPRPFALPPLLREAEQLLLSEARAQGKAVRFDLRVDPSLPPVSGHPDTVYRALLNILKNAVEAIERTGTVRIEARMNVNYRVARGRGRKRSFLEVEITDDGKGMTGEEAHKALLPFYTTKARGTGLGLVMARQAVTRLGGKMEIRSSPGAGTAVKLSLPVDPGRKAAT; encoded by the coding sequence TTGAGCGACCTCCTCCGGCAGACTCTGGAGTCGGTCAACGTCGGGATCCTCGTCTTCGATCTCGCGGGGAGGCTGGCGTATATCAACCCCGCCGCCGAAGAAATCCTGCAAGGCTCCTCCCAGGCGCTCGCCGGAAAACATTTCCGCACCCTTTTCCGTGGAAGCCCGGAGGCGGTCCGGATCGTCCGGAAGACGATCGAGGAGAACACGCCGGTCACGGGCTTCGACGTGGCGTTGAAGCCGGTGGGCAGGGGGCAGACGATCCAGCGCCGCGGGGCCGCTTCCATCCCGGTGATGCTCGGAGCCTCCCCGCTCTCCGGGCCGGCCGGCGACCCGCAGGGGGCGGTCCTCTCGGTGAAATCGTCGGAGATCCTTTCGCTGGTCGGCCAGGAGGAGCGTGCGGCGGTCCGCGCCGAGGAGATGCAGATGCTGGCGTACGGGATCGCCCACGAGATCAAGAACCCCCTGGGCGGCATCCTCGGGGCGGCGCAGTGGATCCTGCGCGGGGAAGGACCGGACGAGGACCGGGCGGAGGGGGTCCGGCTGATCCTGCGCGAGGCGAGCCGGATCAACGACCTTGTGGAGAAGATGCTCGAAATGGGGAAAGCTCCACCGCCCCCCCGTCCCTTCGCACTTCCCCCCCTGCTGCGCGAGGCGGAGCAACTTCTCCTCTCCGAGGCCCGGGCCCAGGGGAAGGCGGTCCGGTTCGATCTCCGCGTCGACCCGAGCCTCCCCCCCGTTTCCGGGCACCCGGACACCGTCTACCGGGCCCTCCTCAACATTCTGAAGAACGCCGTCGAGGCGATCGAACGGACGGGAACCGTCCGGATCGAGGCGCGGATGAACGTCAACTACCGCGTCGCCCGCGGGCGGGGCCGGAAGCGCTCGTTCCTCGAGGTCGAGATCACCGACGACGGGAAGGGGATGACCGGGGAGGAGGCGCACAAGGCGCTCCTCCCCTTCTACACGACGAAGGCCCGCGGTACGGGGCTCGGCCTGGTGATGGCCCGGCAGGCGGTGACTCGGCTCGGAGGGAAGATGGAGATCCGCTCTTCTCCCGGGGCCGGAACCGCGGTAAAACTATCCCTTCCGGTCGATCCGGGGAGAAAGGCCGCCACGTGA
- a CDS encoding DUF5615 family PIN-like protein, which produces MKFVIDEDLPRSTAKILSANGFEVYDIRDHGLRGGEDEAIFAFAQEQKAVLITGDLGFGNQLKYPVSGRLPRRDRGRPLPERTLNLGAQFAYSRCSVDPDRGRS; this is translated from the coding sequence GTGAAGTTCGTCATCGACGAGGACCTGCCTCGTTCTACCGCGAAGATCCTGAGTGCAAACGGATTTGAGGTTTACGACATCCGGGACCACGGCCTCCGTGGAGGGGAAGATGAAGCCATTTTCGCCTTCGCACAGGAACAGAAAGCCGTACTAATCACCGGCGATCTCGGGTTCGGCAACCAACTGAAGTATCCAGTATCCGGGCGGCTCCCACGAAGGGATCGTGGTCGCCCACTTCCCGAACGAACTCTCAACCTCGGCGCTCAATTCGCATATTCTCGCTGCTCTGTCGACCCTGACAGAGGACGATCTTAG
- a CDS encoding bifunctional hydroxymethylpyrimidine kinase/phosphomethylpyrimidine kinase — protein sequence MTAMGKRKGTPVILAFGGFDPTGGAGVLMDSRAAAAAGVHACAVVSCLTVQTTASFSRFASVPRDVLDESLAAAAKSYLLRAVKVGMVGTRAAAEAILSFVTAHRDLPLILDPVLRSSTGAPLLSSSALPAYRRLLRRATVLTPNLREAEKLLDRRIDSFDGATEAAGELSGLTGASVVLKGGHFPWRGRRGTDIVFTDGRITLLPPISVRRGDPHGTGCALATAIAARIAAGDAVVPAVLAAKSLLSKLVVCGFLSAEGRLTLFP from the coding sequence GTGACCGCCATGGGGAAACGGAAGGGGACGCCGGTGATCCTCGCGTTCGGCGGGTTCGATCCGACCGGGGGGGCGGGCGTGCTGATGGATTCGCGGGCGGCGGCGGCGGCCGGGGTTCACGCCTGCGCGGTCGTCTCGTGCCTCACGGTGCAGACCACGGCCTCCTTCTCCCGCTTCGCGTCCGTGCCGAGGGACGTCCTGGACGAATCGCTCGCCGCCGCCGCGAAGAGCTACCTCCTCCGTGCCGTCAAGGTCGGGATGGTGGGGACCCGCGCCGCCGCGGAGGCGATCCTCTCCTTCGTCACCGCGCACCGCGATCTTCCCCTCATCCTCGACCCCGTGCTCCGCTCCTCCACCGGAGCGCCGCTTCTGTCCTCGTCCGCGTTGCCCGCGTACCGGCGGCTGCTCCGGCGCGCGACGGTCCTCACCCCCAACCTCCGCGAGGCGGAGAAACTGCTTGACCGGAGGATCGACTCCTTCGACGGCGCCACCGAGGCCGCGGGGGAGCTCTCCGGACTGACCGGGGCCTCCGTGGTCCTCAAGGGAGGCCACTTCCCGTGGAGGGGGCGCCGGGGAACGGACATCGTCTTTACCGACGGCCGGATCACGCTCCTTCCGCCGATCAGCGTCCGTCGCGGCGACCCACACGGCACCGGGTGCGCCCTCGCCACGGCGATCGCCGCGCGGATCGCGGCGGGGGACGCCGTCGTTCCCGCCGTCCTTGCCGCGAAATCCCTTCTTTCGAAACTGGTCGTCTGCGGATTCCTCTCGGCAGAGGGACGTCTCACCCTGTTCCCGTGA
- a CDS encoding DEAD/DEAH box helicase family protein: MALHPDFPESPHAILDPALRWFPADEALRETSMDKLMPPLVPQLRRKVKEWRDSGYAGGTDTSRSLLNWWFNTPHLQPRADGTMAEFQYYFAQREALETIICLYDVVGVQDKYDMMRFDGSGMVSAGMFDETWRRFVVKMATGTGKTKVLSLALAWSFYHKLYEPESQLARNFLVIAPNIIVLDRIYKDFQGLRIFFEDPVIPDNGVEGRNWRDDFQLTLHVQDEVRITRPTGNIFLTNIHRVYAGDDIPASPDDEDTMVYFLGKRPSGATTDSKVDLGMIVRDINELMVLNDEAHHIHDPRMAWFKSIEDIHNRLKQKGSALSLQVDVTATPKHNNGGIFVQTVADYPLVEAISQNVVKHPVLPDAASRAKLVERQSAKYTEKYNDYIHLGVIEWRKAFAEHEKMGKKAILFVMTDDTRNCDDVAAYLESHYSDLKGAVLVIHTKSNGEISEATSGKNKEELDELRKQANAIDGPDSPYKAIISVMVLKEGWDVRNVTTIVGLRAYSAQSNILPEQTLGRGLRKMYPGGVEEYVSVVGTNAFMDFVESIQAEGVVLERKPMGEGTQAKTPLVVEVDRENAKKDLDALDIEIPVLTPRIYREYKNLKDLDVGAQGHRRVAWRQFSAEEQREIVFKDITTGEVMHTTILDTAGVADYRSVIGYFAQTMMKDLRLVSGYDVLYGKVKAFVQNELFDRQVELESPNTLRNLSEPAATKTLLETFKKAINALTVQDKGDAGIRDTIRLRQTRPFVAKDQGYLIPRKSVFNKIIGDKGLELLFARFLEDCDDVVSYAKNYLAVHFKLDYVNAGGDISNYYPDFLVKVSARRIFIVETKGLEDLDVPLKMQRLRQWCEDINRVQADVVYDFVYADQESFERYKPASFRQLVDGFREYKEKKDRQ, encoded by the coding sequence ATGGCACTCCACCCCGACTTCCCCGAATCGCCCCACGCCATCCTCGACCCGGCACTCCGCTGGTTTCCGGCGGATGAAGCCCTGCGCGAGACCAGCATGGACAAGCTGATGCCGCCCCTGGTGCCGCAACTGCGCCGCAAGGTGAAGGAATGGCGGGACAGCGGCTATGCCGGGGGTACGGACACCAGCCGCAGCCTGCTCAACTGGTGGTTCAATACCCCGCACCTCCAGCCCCGGGCCGATGGCACGATGGCCGAGTTCCAGTATTACTTTGCGCAACGCGAGGCGCTGGAGACGATCATCTGCCTGTACGACGTGGTGGGAGTGCAAGACAAGTACGACATGATGCGCTTTGACGGTTCCGGCATGGTTTCGGCGGGGATGTTCGACGAAACCTGGCGGCGCTTCGTGGTGAAAATGGCGACCGGCACAGGCAAGACCAAGGTGCTGAGCCTGGCGCTGGCCTGGAGCTTTTACCACAAGCTGTATGAGCCGGAGTCGCAGCTTGCTCGCAACTTCCTGGTGATCGCCCCCAACATCATCGTGCTGGATCGCATCTATAAGGATTTTCAGGGGCTGCGCATTTTCTTTGAAGACCCGGTCATCCCCGACAACGGCGTGGAAGGGCGCAACTGGCGCGACGATTTTCAACTGACCCTGCACGTGCAGGACGAGGTCCGCATCACCCGTCCCACCGGCAACATCTTCCTGACCAACATCCACCGCGTCTATGCCGGCGACGATATCCCCGCATCGCCCGATGATGAAGACACGATGGTCTATTTCCTGGGCAAGCGGCCCAGCGGCGCGACCACCGACTCCAAAGTGGATTTGGGCATGATCGTGCGCGATATAAACGAACTGATGGTGCTGAACGACGAGGCGCACCATATTCACGACCCGCGCATGGCCTGGTTCAAATCCATCGAAGACATCCACAACCGCCTGAAGCAAAAAGGGTCCGCCCTCTCCCTGCAGGTGGACGTGACCGCGACGCCCAAGCACAACAACGGCGGGATCTTCGTGCAGACCGTCGCCGATTACCCGCTGGTGGAAGCCATCTCGCAGAACGTGGTCAAGCATCCCGTCCTGCCCGACGCCGCCAGCCGCGCCAAACTGGTGGAGCGCCAGAGCGCCAAGTACACCGAGAAATACAACGACTACATTCACCTGGGCGTGATCGAGTGGCGCAAGGCGTTCGCCGAACACGAAAAGATGGGCAAGAAAGCCATCCTGTTCGTGATGACCGACGACACCCGCAACTGCGATGACGTGGCCGCATACCTCGAAAGCCACTACTCCGACTTGAAGGGCGCGGTGCTGGTGATCCACACCAAGAGCAACGGAGAGATCTCCGAGGCGACCTCGGGGAAAAACAAGGAAGAATTGGACGAACTCCGCAAGCAGGCCAACGCGATCGACGGGCCGGACAGCCCCTATAAGGCCATCATCTCCGTGATGGTGCTCAAAGAGGGCTGGGACGTGCGCAATGTCACCACCATCGTCGGCCTGCGCGCCTATTCCGCCCAGAGCAACATCCTGCCCGAACAAACCCTGGGGCGCGGCCTGCGCAAAATGTACCCCGGCGGCGTGGAAGAATACGTCAGCGTGGTCGGCACGAATGCTTTCATGGATTTCGTGGAATCCATCCAGGCGGAAGGCGTGGTGCTGGAGCGCAAGCCGATGGGCGAGGGCACGCAGGCGAAAACTCCGCTGGTGGTGGAGGTTGACAGGGAGAACGCGAAGAAAGACCTCGACGCGCTGGATATTGAAATCCCGGTGCTGACGCCGCGCATCTACCGGGAATACAAGAACCTGAAGGATCTGGATGTGGGCGCGCAGGGGCATCGGCGCGTCGCCTGGCGGCAGTTCAGCGCGGAGGAACAGCGTGAGATCGTCTTCAAGGACATCACCACCGGCGAGGTGATGCATACTACCATCCTCGACACGGCGGGTGTTGCCGATTACCGCAGCGTCATCGGCTACTTCGCGCAGACGATGATGAAGGATTTGCGGCTGGTCAGCGGCTACGACGTGCTGTACGGCAAGGTCAAGGCGTTTGTGCAAAATGAACTGTTCGACCGGCAGGTGGAACTGGAAAGCCCGAACACGTTACGCAACCTGTCGGAACCGGCGGCGACCAAAACCTTGCTCGAAACCTTCAAAAAGGCGATCAATGCGTTGACTGTGCAGGACAAGGGCGACGCCGGAATCCGCGATACCATCAGGCTGCGGCAAACCCGACCCTTTGTGGCAAAGGATCAGGGCTACCTCATCCCGAGAAAAAGCGTCTTTAACAAGATCATCGGCGACAAGGGGTTGGAACTGTTATTCGCCCGCTTTCTGGAAGACTGCGACGATGTGGTTTCCTACGCCAAGAATTATCTGGCGGTACACTTCAAACTGGACTACGTGAACGCGGGCGGGGATATTTCCAACTACTACCCGGATTTTCTGGTCAAGGTGTCCGCCAGGCGGATTTTCATTGTCGAAACCAAAGGCCTGGAAGACCTGGACGTGCCACTCAAGATGCAACGGCTGCGCCAGTGGTGCGAAGACATCAACCGGGTGCAGGCGGACGTGGTATACGACTTCGTATACGCGGACCAGGAAAGCTTTGAGAGATACAAACCTGCCTCCTTCAGGCAATTGGTTGATGGTTTCAGGGAATACAAAGAGAAAAAGGATCGGCAGTGA
- a CDS encoding site-specific DNA-methyltransferase, with product MPRLTEQEQQEIIRFLEADKPLPDKYRFLLFQDKREVELVWNGKSSEVCNIVLPFQVIEQVDEPRAEKDTRLQMSMFDLDARGRQLKGWTNKLIWGDNKLILSSLKNGPLREEIERQGGLKLIYIDPPFDVGADFSMDIEIGGDTFTKKPNILEEIAYRDTWGNGADSFIAMIYERLALMRDLLAEDGSIYVHCDWRLNSLIRQNMDDIFGRDGHINEIIWHYTGGGRSTTYFSKKHDTIFWYSKTPSWTFNIDAVRVPYKETSGYAKGGIVSASGKKYEPNPLGTPVDDVWDIPIINPLADERIGYPTQKPEVLIERIIKASSNEGDLVADFFCGSGTTAAVAEKLGRKWIVSDLGKFAIHTTRKRLIGVQRQLKAEGKDYRAFEILNLGKYERQHYIGVNPNLREAEQQKQLAEKEAAFLDLILRAYRAEKTDGFATFHGKKAGRLVAVGPVNLPVTRLFVEEVILECRQKHITRVDILGFEFEMGLFPNVLDEARAKGIDIAPKYIPAEVFDKRAVEKNQVVFHDVAAIEIKPHVKKNSVAVELTDFSVFYSQDSIAAAEATLKDKASKIVVEKGQIVKVSKNAKGIVSREVLTKKWTDWIDYWAVDFNFESKREIVRIPRDKMNQTRIPGMEQPEQLDLPEYEEVWTGDYIFENEWQSFRTRKDRSLELTSVFHECEPGRRKLAVKVVDIFGNDTMTIVEVAVGKK from the coding sequence ATGCCACGGCTGACGGAGCAGGAACAACAAGAGATCATCCGCTTTCTGGAGGCGGACAAACCCCTGCCGGACAAGTACCGATTTCTGCTGTTCCAGGACAAGCGCGAGGTGGAGCTGGTCTGGAACGGGAAGAGCAGCGAGGTCTGCAACATCGTGTTGCCCTTCCAGGTGATCGAGCAGGTGGACGAACCCCGCGCCGAAAAAGACACCCGCTTACAGATGAGCATGTTCGACCTGGATGCTCGAGGCCGCCAACTGAAGGGCTGGACGAATAAACTCATCTGGGGCGACAACAAGCTCATCCTCTCATCGTTGAAGAACGGCCCACTGCGCGAGGAAATCGAAAGGCAGGGCGGCCTCAAGCTGATCTACATTGACCCGCCCTTCGATGTTGGCGCCGATTTTTCCATGGACATCGAGATCGGCGGCGACACCTTCACCAAGAAGCCAAACATCCTCGAAGAGATCGCCTACCGCGATACTTGGGGGAACGGTGCTGATTCCTTCATCGCCATGATCTACGAGCGGCTGGCGCTGATGCGGGATCTACTCGCCGAGGATGGGAGTATTTATGTGCATTGTGATTGGCGGCTCAATTCGCTGATCAGGCAGAACATGGACGACATATTCGGCCGAGACGGACACATAAATGAGATCATTTGGCATTACACAGGGGGAGGACGTTCGACGACATATTTTTCAAAAAAGCATGACACGATATTTTGGTATAGCAAGACCCCATCTTGGACATTCAATATCGACGCTGTACGGGTTCCGTATAAAGAAACCAGTGGATATGCGAAAGGCGGGATCGTAAGTGCGTCAGGTAAGAAATACGAACCAAATCCTCTGGGTACCCCAGTTGATGACGTATGGGATATTCCGATAATTAATCCGTTAGCAGATGAGCGAATTGGGTACCCTACTCAAAAACCGGAAGTTCTTATTGAGCGCATAATCAAAGCAAGCTCCAACGAAGGCGACTTGGTGGCCGATTTCTTCTGCGGCTCCGGCACCACTGCTGCCGTGGCGGAAAAGCTGGGGCGCAAGTGGATCGTCAGCGACCTCGGCAAGTTCGCCATCCACACCACCCGCAAGCGGTTGATCGGCGTGCAGCGGCAGTTGAAAGCCGAAGGCAAGGATTATCGCGCCTTTGAAATCCTCAACCTGGGCAAGTACGAGCGCCAGCACTACATCGGCGTCAACCCCAACCTGCGCGAAGCGGAACAGCAAAAGCAACTGGCGGAAAAGGAAGCCGCCTTCCTCGACCTGATCCTGCGCGCCTACCGCGCCGAAAAGACCGACGGTTTTGCCACCTTCCACGGCAAGAAGGCCGGACGGCTGGTGGCGGTGGGACCGGTCAATCTGCCGGTGACGCGGCTTTTCGTGGAAGAGGTCATCCTCGAATGCCGGCAGAAGCACATCACCCGCGTGGACATCCTGGGCTTTGAGTTCGAGATGGGATTGTTCCCCAACGTGCTGGACGAAGCCCGCGCCAAGGGCATCGACATCGCCCCCAAATACATCCCCGCCGAGGTGTTCGACAAGCGGGCGGTGGAAAAGAACCAGGTGGTCTTTCACGACGTGGCGGCGATCGAGATCAAGCCGCACGTCAAGAAGAACAGCGTAGCGGTGGAGCTGACCGACTTCTCGGTCTTTTATTCGCAGGATTCCATCGCTGCCGCTGAAGCGACGCTCAAGGACAAAGCCAGCAAGATCGTGGTGGAGAAGGGGCAGATTGTCAAGGTGAGCAAGAACGCGAAGGGGATCGTCAGCCGGGAGGTGCTCACAAAAAAGTGGACGGACTGGATCGATTATTGGGCGGTGGATTTCAACTTCGAGAGCAAGCGCGAGATCGTCCGCATTCCGCGTGACAAGATGAATCAAACCCGGATCCCCGGGATGGAGCAGCCCGAACAGTTGGATCTGCCGGAATATGAGGAAGTCTGGACGGGGGATTACATCTTCGAGAACGAGTGGCAATCCTTCCGCACCAGGAAAGATCGCTCGCTGGAACTGACCAGCGTCTTCCATGAATGCGAGCCCGGGCGGCGCAAGCTGGCCGTCAAGGTGGTGGACATCTTCGGCAACGACACCATGACCATTGTGGAAGTTGCCGTGGGGAAGAAATAA